In one Kwoniella botswanensis chromosome 3, complete sequence genomic region, the following are encoded:
- a CDS encoding dTDP-4-dehydrorhamnose reductase, with product MTKKTVVVTGASGLLGRAVVSHFQAQGDEVIKLANSRAKKDASYTKLDLMDKEAVNGFFQTHPTIDGAAERRPDVAEADPEKASKINAEVPAHLSALANQRKFLLIYISTDYVFNGKNPPYEVDAQPDPLQMYGRQKLDGEKAVLAEREKGAEVTVLRVPILYGQTEYNAESAVNILRDVVEDQSGKQYKMDAYQVRFPTNVEDVARVLYDLSHLDKPLPSILHYATPSPALTKYDMTQLIAQHLNLPIDHIIKDTNKPGPDATPRPENTQLSTKALKELGVDVGERKSFGDWWGDYIAEGK from the exons ATGACAAAGAAAACAGTCGTAGTCACAG GCGCATCGGGTTTACTTGGTCGAGCGGTAGTTTCCCACTTCCAAGctcaaggtgatgaag TGATCAAACTTGCCAACTCTCGAGCTAAGAAAGATGCAAGTTACACTAAACTAGATTTAATGGATAAAGAAGCTGTGAATGGGTTCTTCCAGACTCATCCTACTATagatg GTGCCGCTGAAAGAAGACCAGACGTTGCTGAGGCC GATCCAGAAAAAGCAAGCAAG ATCAACGCGGAGGTTCCAGCACATTTGTCAGCCCTAGCGAACCAGCGAAAGTTCCTCTTGATCTACATCTCAACGGATTACGTGTTCAATGGTAAAAA TCCACCTTACGAGGTAGACGCTCAACCTGATCCTCTGCAGATGTATGGCCGACAGAAGCTGGATGGTGAGAAAGCTGTATTGgcggagagggagaaaggtGCGGAGGTGACTGTGTTACGAGTTCCTATCTT ATATGGTCAAACTGAGTATAATGCTGAATCAGCCGTTAATATCTTGcgagatg TGGTTGAAGATCAGTCGGGAAAACAGTACAAGATGGATGCCTATCAAGTTAGGTTCCCTACGAACGTCGAAGACGTAGCTAGGGTGTTATACGATTTATCAC ACCTCGATAAACCCCTTCCTTCAATCCTTCATTACGCCactccttcacctgctcttACCAAATACGATATGACGCAACTGATTGCTCAACACCTCAACCTTCCCATTGATCATATAATCAAAGATACCAATAAGCCTGGTCCTGATGCTACACCTCGTCCGGAGAATACTCAATTATCTACCAAAGCATTGAAAGAGCTCGGTGTGGATGTAGGGGAAAGGAAGAGTTTCGGGGACTGGTGGGGTGATTATATAGCTGAAGGCAAATGA
- a CDS encoding serine/threonine-protein phosphatase PP1 has protein sequence MGEQQNEIDLDSVIDRLLEVRGNRPGKAVQLAEYEIKYLCTKAREIFISQPILLELEAPIKICGDIHGQYYDLLRLFEYGGFPPEANYLFLGDYVDRGKQSLETICLLLAYKIKYPENFFILRGNHECASINRIYGFYDECKRRYNIKLWKTFTDCFNCLPIAAIIDEKIFTMHGGLSPDLQSMEQIRRVMRPTDVPDTGLLCDLLWSDPDKDITGWSENDRGVSFTFGPDVVSRFLQKHDMDLICRAHQVVEDGYEFFAKRQLVTLFSAPNYCGEFDNAGAMMSVDDTLLCSFQILKPAEKKAPKYGGYGASGRRQ, from the exons ATGGGTGAACAACAGAACGAAATTGACTTGGATTCGGTCATCGATCGACTTTtagagg TACGAGGAAATCGACCGGGTAAAGCTGTACAATTAGCAGAATATGAGATCAAATATCTTTGTACGAAAGCCCGAGAAATCTTCATCAGTCAACCTATCTTACTTGAACTGGAAGCTCCAATCAAGATCTGCG GCGATATCCACGGACAATACTATGATTTACTGAGGTTATTCGAATATGGCGGTTTCCCACCGGAAGCCAATTATCTGTTTTTGGGAGATTACGTCGACAGAGGAAAACAATCACTCGAAACTATCTGTCTGCTCTTGGCGTACAAGATCAAATACCCAGAAAACTTCTTTATCTTGAGAGGGAATCACGAATGCGCGAGTATCAATAGAATTTATGGATTCTACGATGAAT GCAAGCGACGTTATAACATCAAGTTGTGGAAGACCTTTACCGACTGTTTCAACTGTTTACCCATCGCTGCTATCATAGATGAGAAGATCTTCACTATGCATGGTGGTTTG AGTCCCGATCTTCAAAGTATGGAACAGATCCGAAGGGTAATGAGACCAACGGATGTACCTGATACTG GTCTCCTATGTGATCTGCTTTGGTCTGATCCCGATAAAGACATTACAGGATGGAGTGAGAACGATCGAGGTGTATCTTTCACATTTGGACCGGACGTGGTATCGCGATTCTTGCAAAAACATGATATGGATTTAATCTGTCGAGCACaccaa GTCGTTGAGGATGGTTATGAATTCTTCGCCAAACGTCAACTGGTAACCCTATTCTCGGCTCCTAATTATTgtggagag TTCGATAATGCCGGTGCTATGATGTCCGTCGACGATACATTACTCTGTTCCTTCCAG ATCCTCAAACCAGCGGAGAAGAAAGCTCCGAAATATGGGGGATACGGTGCCAGCGGACGGCGTCAGTGA